In Mytilus trossulus isolate FHL-02 chromosome 14, PNRI_Mtr1.1.1.hap1, whole genome shotgun sequence, a genomic segment contains:
- the LOC134697497 gene encoding mucin-21-like, translating to MLKQKVHLVLAILLTFGIQCYCSTTAAGSQTLEQSSTTTVTPHESGSTNKESTTNGNTASGSEHTSTTTNAKVVSTNQSAVSITTENVSTKVTSDFIPSLEGSYSSSIASTNSSFTTSGAVTDVNTDGINASSTNAAPSTFNSKSTGGPTTTGPEPSTNQSTTTKTTTTKTTTKTTTGTTKNINGPSKNKGEPMSLEEKQRRNGIVSASICVGSLVLIGIAYLSSFVDKPSEKVPKFPKNKYNKEETNYKSQTKPAGTKKISFDNGFSFQETPTTSSHQPNLKSPVKTDQIESPIKTDQIELNSVENNDKNIQNENRRRTGWDVLSKDPAYFDNYQPKHTTTQAEVNEL from the coding sequence ATGTTAAAACAGAAGGTTCATTTAGTGCTCGctattttattaacttttggAATACAGTGTTATTGCAGTACAACGGCAGCGGGTTCTCAAACTTTAGAACAATCGAGCACAACTACTGTAACTCCACATGAATCTGGAAGTACAAACAAAGAGTCTACTACAAATGGTAACACTGCTTCCGGAAGTGAACATACAAGTACTACTACAAATGCCAAAGTAGTATCTACCAATCAAAGTGCTGTTTCTATAACTACCGAGAACGTAAGTACCAAAGTAACTTCAGACTTTATACCTAGCCTTGAAGGAAGTTACTCTTCATCAATAGCGTCAACCAATTCGTCTTTCACGACTTCAGGTGCGGTAACGGATGTAAATACAGACGGTATCAACGCGTCTTCTACGAATGCAGCACCAAGTACCTTTAATTCAAAATCCACTGGAGGTCCGACAACAACTGGTCCAGAGCCGTCAACAAACCAATCAACCACAACCAAAACAACTACAACCAAAACAACTACCAAAACAACTACTGGTACAACCAAAAACATAAATGGCCCAAGTAAAAATAAAGGTGAACCTATGTCATTAGAGGAGAAACAGAGAAGGAATGGTATAGTGTCCGCCAGTATCTGCGTTGGTAGTCTAGTACTCATTGGAATTGCATATTTGTCTAGTTTTGTTGACAAACCTTCGGAAAAGGTGCCGAAATTTCCAAAGAACAAATATAATAAGgaagaaacaaattataaatctcAAACAAAGCCAGCAGGTACGAAGAAAATAAGTTTTGACAACGGATTTTCTTTTCAGGAAACACCAACAACATCTAGTCATCAACCCAACTTAAAATCTCCAGTCAAAACGGACCAAATCGAATCTCCTATCAAAACGGACCAAATCGAATTAAATTCAGTAGAAAATAACgacaaaaacattcaaaatgaaaaccGTCGTAGAACTGGATGGGATGTTCTGTCTAAAGATCCAGCttattttgataactatcagcCGAAACATACAACCACACAAGCAGAAGTCAATGAATTGTGA
- the LOC134697496 gene encoding uncharacterized protein LOC134697496 has protein sequence MVSYSLHSSCGATTTSMTTAETDTPTTKANTTESEGPTTTKQLETTTNIKVTDPTTVLTDQTSIKTAPQINTTDTTLTTMDTTQSTEATTQTSPTIMTSNETMTSNETLTSPATTPAPPNITADKSTASPLQQGAGPSEGNVAIGAVMAIAVCLVIIILIVLLARIENNLNGTAKSRKLSIFDVNRRSDNSLLIREGATAF, from the coding sequence ATGGTTTCATATAGTTTACACAGCTCATGTGGGGCTACAACAACATCAATGACAACTGCAGAAACGGATACACCGACAACAAAAGCGAATACAACGGAATCAGAAGGACCAACAACTACAAAGCAATTAGAAACAACTACAAACATTAAAGTAACAGATCCAACAACAGTTCTAACTGATCAGACAAGTATTAAAACGGCACCGCAAATAAATACGACGGACACGACATTGACAACGATGGATACTACACAATCAACCGAAGCTACGACGCAGACGTCGCCTACAATTATGACGTCGAATGAAACAATGACATCGAATGAGACGTTGACGTCGCCTGCAACGACACCCGCCCCTCCCAATATTACTGCAGATAAATCTACAGCAAGTCCTTTACAACAAGGAGCCGGTCCTTCAGAGGGCAATGTAGCTATAGGAGCAGTAATGGCTATAGCTGTTTGCTTAGTTATTATCATATTAATCGTGTTATTAGctagaattgaaaataatttgaatgGAACGGCAAAATCTAGAAAACTTTCAATATTTGATGTAAACAGAAGATCGGATAACAGTCTTCTGATACGTGAAGGCGCTACAGCTTTCTAA